A portion of the Kazachstania africana CBS 2517 chromosome 2, complete genome genome contains these proteins:
- the ISC10 gene encoding Isc10p (similar to Saccharomyces cerevisiae ISC10 (YER180C); ancestral locus Anc_8.252): MNVLTPNTNENIVKISVNNLKSKKFAFPSPCLDTNEENVDLREDWEYDIATNYEKLLRYQDDQDIGKFEDINLSYDIESPRLPIIEELDLSSIPKRYQNGKFDCHPFFHCVDYESKFDTDDILELIVNDEINDVVPIFDRELEFKELEMKTSKFDCVVHFLLGVDTTGYFELKKQRSLFLESPWRQYIEPLRYADAELTINDSCSDVDFDEIEQSSNYDGNESEQSQEYI, from the coding sequence ATGAATGTACTCACTCCCAATACTAATGAGAATATTGTTAAGATCTCTGTAAACAACCTAAAAAGCAAAAAGTTTGCTTTCCCTAGTCCTTGTTTAGACACCAACGAGGAAAATGTTGACTTAAGAGAGGATTGGGAATATGATATTGCTACAAATTATGAAAAGCTTCTTCGTTATCAGGATGATCAagatattggaaaatttgaagacaTTAATCTATCCTACGATATCGAATCGCCAAGACTGCCGATTATAGAAGAATTAgatttatcttcaattccTAAACGTTATCAAAACGGTAAATTTGACTGTCATCCCTTTTTCCATTGTGTTGATTATGAAAGTAAATTTGATACAGATGATATTCTAGAGTTGATTGtgaatgatgaaattaatgatgTGGTTCCTATTTTCGACAGAGAGTTAGAATTTAAAGAATTGGAAATGAAAACGtccaaatttgattgtGTAGTGCATTTTTTATTAGGAGTGGATACAACTGGATATTTCGAACTAAAAAAGCAAAGAAGTCTATTTTTGGAGTCGCCTTGGAGACAATATATTGAACCATTGCGATATGCAGATGCCGAACTTACGATAAATGACAGTTGTAGTGATGTCGATTTCGATGAGATTGAGCAGTCTTCTAACTACGATGGGAATGAAAGTGAGCAAAGTCAGGAATACATTTGA
- the SLO1 gene encoding Slo1p (similar to Saccharomyces cerevisiae SLO1 (YER180C-A); ancestral locus Anc_8.253), with protein MNMENKALLSETQLLKDTLDLLWNRTLDQRKVCEQLRQENEYLEDYIDNMMSSSNVLEK; from the coding sequence ATGAACATGGAGAACAAAGCTTTACTTTCAGAGACACAGTTACTAAAAGATACATTAGATCTTTTATGGAATAGGACATTAGACCAAAGAAAAGTGTGTGAACAGTTACGACAGGAGaatgaatatttggaaGATTATATCGATAATATGATGTCCTCAAGCAATGTTCtggaaaaatga
- the EMP70 gene encoding Emp70p (similar to Saccharomyces cerevisiae YDR107C and EMP70 (YLR083C); ancestral locus Anc_8.254): MTRLLLLISLFLSLTRAFYLPGVAPTTYHEGDEIPLLVNHLSPSMYWQHKNDEGKDVSSDKNKYLYSYDYYYDRFHFCQPEKIEKQPESLGSIMFGDRIYNSPFQLNMLEEKQCASLCKSTIPGNDAKFINKLIKNGFFQNWLIDGLPAAHEAHDTRTGTDFYGSGFELGLVDVVQAVDETEARTKVAAANQGAELDARDAKNVKTIKNVELVYFVNHYDIRIEYHDRGNGDYRVVGVIVNPVSIQRSSPGSCESTGQPLTLQEDEDNDVYFTYSVTFVPSETSWATRWDKYLHVYDPTIQWFSLVNFSLIVLLLSTVVLHSLLKALKNDFARYNEFNLDDEFQEDAGWKLCHGDVFRIPHKSMLLSVLVGSGVQLFIMISTTIFFAALGFLSPSSRGLLGTVMFMLYALFGFVGSYTSMGVYKFFRGPYWKANMVLTPILVPGSIFITIIAMNFFLMYVHSSGVIPAKTLFFMVLLWFVFSIPSAFAGSLVANKKCNWNEHPTKTEQIARQIPFQPWYLKTIPATFIAGIFPFGSIAVEIYFIYTSLWYNKIFYMFGFLFVSLLLLALTTSLVTVLITYHSLCLENWNWQWRSFIVGGVGCAIYVFIHSILFTKFKLGGFTTVVLYLGYSSIISLLCCIVTGSIGFLSSMFFVRKIFSSIKVD, translated from the coding sequence ATGACCAgattgttattattaatcTCTCTTTTCTTATCACTTACGAGGGCATTTTATTTGCCAGGTGTTGCTCCGACGACATATCACGAGGGTGATGAGATCCCATTATTAGTTAATCATCTTTCTCCATCGATGTACTGGCAGcataaaaatgatgaaggAAAAGATGTTTCCAgtgataaaaataaatatttatactCATATGACTATTATTACGATAGGTTCCATTTCTGTCAACCTGAAAAGATAGAAAAACAACCAGAGTCCTTAGGTTCCATAATGTTTGGTGATAGAATTTATAACTCTCCTTTCCAATTGAATATGCTTGAAGAAAAACAGTGTGCCTCTTTGTGTAAAAGTACAATTCCAGGGAATGATgcaaaattcatcaataagTTGATTAAGAATGgttttttccaaaattggTTAATTGATGGACTTCCAGCTGCTCACGAAGCTCACGATACTAGAACCGGCACTGACTTTTATGGCTCTGGTTTTGAATTAGGTTTAGTAGATGTTGTACAAGCTGTAGATGAAACAGAAGCAAGAACGAAGGTTGCCGCAGCCAATCAAGGCGCAGAGTTAGATGCTCGTGATGCCAAGAACGTTAAGACAATCAAAAATGTTGAATTAGTATACTTCGTCAATCATTATGATATCAGAATTGAATACCATGACAGAGGTAACGGTGATTATCGTGTAGTTGGCGTCATTGTAAATCCCGTATCCATTCAACGTTCCTCACCTGGTTCCTGTGAGTCTACCGGCCAACCTCTAACTCTTCAAGAAGATGAGGATAATGATGTCTACTTTACTTATTCTGTTACTTTTGTGCCTTCAGAAACCAGCTGGGCCACAAGATGGgataaatatttacatgTTTACGATCCAACCATCCAATGGTTTTCCTTGGTTAATTTCTCACTTATCGTTCTTCTATTATCTACTGTTGTTCTTCATTCTTTGTTAAAAGCTCTTAAGAATGATTTTGCGCGTtataatgaattcaatCTTGACGATGAATTCCAAGAAGATGCTGGATGGAAATTGTGTCACGGTGATGTTTTCCGTATCCCACATAAATCAATGCTGTTATCTGTTTTGGTAGGCTCTGGCGTTCAACTATTCATAATGATATCTAccactattttttttgccgCATTAGGTTTCTTATCTCCAAGTTCAAGAGGTTTATTGGGAACAGTCATGTTTATGCTTTACGCTTTATTTGGTTTTGTCGGATCTTACACTTCTATGGGtgtttataaatttttcagagGCCCATACTGGAAAGCTAACATGGTTTTGACACCAATATTAGTTCCTGGCAGTATTTTCATAACCATTATTGCTATGAACTTCTTCTTGATGTACGTTCACTCTTCAGGTGTTATTCCAGCCAAgacattatttttcatgGTTCTATTATGGTTCGTCTTTTCCATTCCCTCCGCTTTCGCAGGTTCCTTGGTTGCTAATAAGAAATGTAACTGGAATGAGCACCCAACTAAGACAGAACAAATCGCAAGACAGATTCCATTCCAACCATGGTATTTGAAAACTATTCCTGCGACATTTATTGCTGGTATTTTCCCATTCGGTTCTATCGCCGTGGAGATTTATTTCATATACACAAGTTTGTGGTACAACAAGATTTTCTACATGTTTGGTTTCTTGTTTGTTTCTCTCTTATTATTAGCTCTCACAACATCTTTAGTCACCGTTCTAATCACTTATCATTCGTTATGTTTAGAAAACTGGAACTGGCAATGGAGAAGTTTTATTGTTGGGGGTGTTGGTTGCGCTATTTATGTCTTCATTCACTCAATTTTATTcaccaaattcaaattagGAGGTTTCACCACTGTTGTGTTATATTTAGGTTACAGTTCTATCATATCTCTGTTATGTTGCATTGTAACTGGTTCCATCGGGTTCTTGAGTAGTATGTTCTTCGTCAGAAAAATCTTCTCATCTATCAAAGTTGATTGA
- the RAX2 gene encoding Rax2p (similar to Saccharomyces cerevisiae RAX2 (YLR084C); ancestral locus Anc_8.256) — MRTHHKLIKSLSLFTTLSLASQLSQLENSLGIQTFAPPALIFSSNNDSSLQLLGSYDALSLYTYTGQQNFSYQITPDTNSNGLVYYSNNTLIQLNQGLDDTRINNIVPIGSDSFILSGSGSLNEYSLENQLFYNLSSLSVYPIFNTTLEQVESILVDEDLVYFGGNFTFSNGTDDGHSVAVWNITSNSTGLLPFLGFGENSSINNILRLNDDNILFAGEFYTLDDASLLTSNTSNATTNIYDLELSPLLPLNEATWSSDVSDFDASSFICVNPDSDAWFVSGTTGTLACSLPYDSALTKIRIYNSPDSQNQISEFRLISDPSGSIMNMTYIDPRTGNLEHCDSYCPLLSRDTLSSASDAASVSEMARLLSDNATVIKWSAEYQEFGFVNVVSTTLLQFLALNSYGSNVALAGYSLYQDEYAVFANNSLNGASCTSNNSDYTSSTLSDNDWVFGASGQTYVTTFYTEGDDPIPQVTFNANLPYSGDYVINLYTPGCSDDGTCSTRGLVNVTVYDESDDSILSTVEIYQNNEALKYDELFSGYLKNSVRIVLEYVSGISSDSTGTTVVADRSNIYVTSLDILGQISSSKNGSTVALNGLFQYQLSNFSSTFNSSSAKVGKTFLNQYPLDIFNTNSSLFASTYDNYLLVGGAEQSVYALESSNDLNFSTSDNSGVEGQFKNMQPFSEGIFLYGNFNLSGVTEGAVTYNGSFNPFTQYGNSSIDTFKNVTFGNSEILVFNNAYLYNVSSSTLMSNSSSLSLSLWSAGANANGDLLFNGASSQMSYSFNNESINIGANNIVQGLNFNESIDPYLGLYMNTSHGAYFYQDDDNTRVYFTNGSQPSWQWPNDVVAAIYSDNQSLLIAGTSSSLESSSFLTVLNTTTYDVIANESLSSQQSQISGIVNFASNATAIIGGNFSMPNVNCFGLCLFNYGNSTWSSFADASINGTVDHMQLFNESELIVSGLFSTKNISSITMASLNLKNNKITALKSGESNTFKSFTVADQKIVAWNNTALSIYEDNVWTVERISNINSSSVVDNLNYVTLASALSKRDTSSSDAILVSGQLYDNSYGHIQAMVYDFSSWVPYLLINSESDSSINAFIDRDMSSFTNTQVALLTNSGTVSNSSSSTTSPGASASATSIPNKTHKRKIDRGFVVLLGLALALGTVAVLGIAGVIMAYVFRDDNGAYEPINPRIDENEMIETVPPEKLMKYI; from the coding sequence ATGAGGACACATCACAAACTTATAAAGAGTCTTTCACTCTTCACAACGCTATCACTGGCATCACAATTATCacaattggaaaattcaCTTGGAATACAAACTTTTGCACCACCAGCTCTCATCTtctcttcaaataatgatagtTCACTTCAATTGCTGGGAAGCTATGATGCCCTTTCCCTTTATACGTATACGGGACAACAAAATTTCTCTTATCAGATAACGCCAGATACTAATTCAAATGGGCTAGTATATTATTCCAACAACACGTTAATACAATTGAATCAAGGCCTTGATGATACTCgaatcaataatattgtCCCCATAGGGTCGGACTCCTTTATATTAAGTGGTTCAGGCTCACTCAATGAATATTCGCTCGAAAATCAACTATTTTATAACCTTTCCTCCCTCTCAGTATACCCAATCTTCAATACTACCCTAGAACAAGTGGAGTCAATTCTTGTGGATGAAGACTTGGTCTATTTTGGTGGTAATTTTACCTTTTCTAATGGGACTGATGATGGTCATAGTGTGGCTGTTTGGAACATTACCTCTAATTCCACAGGTCTACTACCATTTCTGGGATTCGGTGAAAATTCTtccattaataatattttaagaCTTAATGAcgataatattttatttgcaGGTGAATTTTATACTTTAGACGATGCCAGCCTGCTTACTTCCAATACAAGTAATGCAACCACAAACATTTATGATCTCGAATTAAGTCCTCTACTTCCACTTAATGAAGCTACATGGAGCTCAGATGTAAGTGACTTTGACGCAAGTTCATTTATTTGTGTAAATCCAGATTCAGACGCATGGTTTGTCTCTGGAACGACCGGAACATTGGCTTGTTCTTTGCCTTACGATTCTGCTTTGACTAAAATTCGTATTTATAATTCTCCAGACAGTCAAAACCAAATTTCAGAATTCAGGCTAATATCAGATCCATCCGGGAGTATCATGAATATGACCTACATTGACCCTCGTACCGGAAATTTAGAACACTGTGATTCATATTGTCCATTACTTTCAAGAGACACTCTTTCTTCAGCAAGTGATGCGGCATCAGTTTCTGAAATGGCAAGATTATTATCTGATAACGCCACCGTGATTAAATGGAGTGCAGAATATCAAGAATTCGGGTTCGTTAATGTTGTTAGTACCACATTACTACAATTCCTTGCGTTAAACTCCTACGGAAGTAACGTTGCTTTAGCGGGCTACAGCCTTTATCAGGACGAATATGCTGTATTTGCGAACAATTCTCTGAATGGCGCAAGTTGCacatcaaataattcagaTTACACATCTTCAACATTATCTGATAATGACTGGGTATTTGGTGCGAGTGGGCAAACCTATGTGACAACTTTTTATACAGAAGGTGACGACCCCATTCCACAAGTTACTTTCAATGCAAATTTACCTTACTCTGGTGACTATGTAATTAATCTGTATACACCGGGTTGTTCGGATGACGGGACCTGTTCAACAAGAGGGCTTGTCAACGTTACCGTATACGATGAATCTGATGATAGTATTTTATCCACAGTAGAAATCTATCAAAACAATGAAGCTCTAAAATATGATGAACTATTTTCAGgttatttgaaaaactcaGTCAGGATCGTTTTAGAATATGTCTCAGGTATTAGCTCGGATTCAACCGGAACTACTGTTGTAGCCGATCGCAGTAACATTTATGTTACTTCGCTAGATATTCTAGGTCAAATTTCCTCATCTAAAAATGGAAGCACTGTTGCCCTAAATGGACTTTTCCAATATCAATTGTCTAACTTCTCATCTACGTTTAACTCATCTAGTGCAAAGGTTGGaaaaacatttttgaatcaGTATCCCCtagatattttcaatacaaATTCTTCCTTGTTTGCTTCTACCTATGATAACTACCTACTTGTAGGGGGCGCTGAGCAAAGTGTGTACGCTTTAGAGTCCAGTAATGACCTAAATTTTTCTACTAGTGATAATTCAGGAGTTGAAGGtcaatttaaaaatatgCAACCATTTTCAGAAGGGATTTTCCTTTATGGTAACTTCAATTTGTCAGGAGTAACTGAAGGAGCAGTCACTTACAATGGTTCTTTCAACCCATTTACACAATATGGTAATTCGTCGATAgatactttcaaaaatgtaaCATTTGGTAACTCCGAGATACTCGTTTTTAATAATGCGTATCTATACAATGTTTCCTCGTCTACATTAATGTCAAATAGTTCTTCACTTTCGCTGTCTTTATGGTCTGCAGGAGCCAATGCCAATGGAGACTTATTATTCAACGGGGCCTCTTCTCAAATGTCCTATAGTTTTAACAATGAATCTATCAATATTGGAGCCAACAACATAGTTCAAGGGTTGAATTTTAACGAAAGCATTGATCCTTATCTAGGTCTTTATATGAATACTTCCCATGGAGCATATTTCTACCAAGACGACGATAATACTAGAGTATATTTCACAAATGGATCTCAGCCATCATGGCAGTGGCCAAATGATGTGGTTGCTGCTATTTATTCGGATAATCAATCCCTTTTAATTGCCGGAACATCCTCATCCTTGGAATCTAGTTCTTTCCTAACAGTACTCAACACTACCACTTATGACGTTATAGCTAACGAATCATTAAGCTCGCAACAATCACAAATTAGTGGTATTGTAAACTTTGCCTCCAATGCTACAGCAATTATTGGTGGTAATTTCAGTATGCCAAATGTTAATTGTTTCGGCCTATGTCTTTTTAATTATGGAAATTCTACTTGGAGTTCCTTTGCTGATGCCTCTATCAATGGTACTGTGGATCATATGCAGCTCTTCAATGAATCAGAACTGATTGTATCTGGTCTTTTTAGCACGAAAAACATATCTTCCATCACTATGGCCTCTTTAAATCTCAAAAATAACAAGATTACAGCTTTGAAATCTGGCGAATCAAATAcattcaaatctttcacCGTAGCTGATCAAAAAATCGTTGCTTGGAATAATACAGCCCTTTCTATTTATGAAGATAATGTGTGGACTGTCgaaagaatatcaaatattaattcttcatcgGTGGTGGATAACCTCAACTATGTCACACTAGCTAGTGCCTTGAGTAAGAGAGATACAAGTTCTAGTGATGCAATCTTGGTATCTGGTCAACTTTACGACAATAGTTATGGGCACATCCAAGCTATGGtttatgatttttcaaGCTGGGTGCCTTATCTACTAATTAATTCGGAGAGTGATTCCTCGATTAATGCCTTTATTGATAGAGATATGTCTAGCTTTACGAACACACAGGTTGCTCTGTTAACAAACAGTGGTACTGTAAGCAATTCAAGTTCTTCCACGACGTCACCAGGAGCATCCGCAAGTGCAACGAGCATTCCCAACAAAACGcataaaagaaagattgatCGTGGCTTCGTGGTACTACTAGGTCTAGCACTTGCATTAGGCACAGTAGCAGTGCTTGGTATTGCCGGAGTTATCATGGCTTACGTCTTCAGAGATGATAATGGGGCTTATGAACCCATCAATCCTCGTATTGACGAGAACGAAATGATAGAAACGGTCCCTCCAGAGAAGTTGATgaagtatatataa
- the ARP6 gene encoding Arp6p (similar to Saccharomyces cerevisiae ARP6 (YLR085C); ancestral locus Anc_8.258) produces the protein MEETPVVIDNGSYRVKFGPASLEAPYCALNAIANDKYDASYLSNQIKSIKDISSVSIKRPHTLGQLTSWEMQTLIWDYCLYNPDEFNGFNIGDTKSKHLITSETCMTLPELGKNMDQVIFEEYEFGSLMKSPVAGYMPFLRNTKDQIIIGERDTEPFVETPSTEEYRDFQLVVDSGFNCTWIIPVIKGIPYYKAVKKLDIGGRFLNGLLKETLSFRHYNVMDETILVNNIKEKCLFVSPASYFDSFKNKDITSREYVLPDFQTSFLGYVRPSNEQGKPLPEDSQSITLKDELFAVPETFFHPEISQILKPGLVETILESLSMIPEVIRPLMVSNIMCIGGNFNLPHFASRVAKELQRQLPTDWKCRITISKGNSELSGWKAMSSFASTDIYKATRVTREEYYEHGIDWCTKHRFGYQNWV, from the coding sequence ATGGAGGAGACTCCTGTTGTGATTGATAACGGGTCGTACAGAGTCAAGTTTGGTCCAGCTAGTTTGGAAGCGCCGTACTGCGCATTGAATGCCATTGCAAACGACAAATACGATGCATCCTACTTATCGAACCAAATAAAGAGTATCAAGGATATATCCTCGGTGTCGATAAAGAGACCACATACCTTGGGCCAGCTGACATCGTGGGAGATGCAAACTCTCATTTGGGATTATTGTCTTTATAATCCCGACGAATTTAATGGGTTTAATATTGGAGACACTAAGAGTAAACATTTAATTACAAGCGAAACGTGCATGACTCTACCTGAACTCGGTAAAAACATGGATCAAGTCatctttgaagaatatGAGTTTGGAAGTTTGATGAAGTCCCCCGTTGCTGGATACATGCCATTTTTGAGAAACACTAAGGATCAAATTATAATTGGTGAAAGGGATACAGAGCCATTTGTTGAAACGCCGTCGACTGAAGAGTACAGAGATTTCCAGCTGGTAGTAGATTCTGGTTTCAATTGTACTTGGATAATTCCAGTCATTAAGGGGATCCCATATTACAAAGCAGTAAAAAAGCTAGACATAGGTGGTCGATTTCTCAATGGACTATTGAAAGAAACGTTATCATTTAGACATTATAACGTTATGGATGAAACTATTTTAGTCAACAATATAAAGGAAAAATGTCTCTTCGTGAGTCCCGCATCATATTTCGACAGTTTCAAGAACAAAGATATAACATCAAGAGAATATGTACTACCAGACTTTCAAACTAGCTTCCTCGGGTACGTACGGCCTTCAAATGAACAAGGCAAACCATTGCCAGAGGATTCACAGAGTATCACTCTAAAGGATGAACTTTTTGCCGTTCCAGAAACGTTTTTCCACCCTGAGATTTCCCAAATACTAAAACCTGGTCTGGTGGAGACCATCTTAGAAAGCTTGTCGATGATCCCAGAGGTGATTAGGCCACTAATGGTATCGAATATAATGTGTATCGGGGGAAATTTCAATCTACCTCATTTCGCTTCGAGAGTAGCCaaagaattacaaagaCAACTACCGACGGACTGGAAATGTAGAATAACCATTTCAAAGGGGAACTCCGAACTCTCAGGATGGAAAGCAATGTCATCCTTTGCAAGTACAGATATATACAAGGCTACGAGGGTGACCAGAGAAGAATACTACGAGCATGGTATTGATTGGTGCACGAAGCATAGATTTGGATATCAAAATTGGGTATGA